From Medicago truncatula cultivar Jemalong A17 chromosome 7, MtrunA17r5.0-ANR, whole genome shotgun sequence, a single genomic window includes:
- the LOC25499801 gene encoding uncharacterized protein, translating to MAPNLWCICSLHLNPVIIDTDAQQVTFSINFNNTNLYLSAIYASISNLKRKELWHKLNLLQSQFDAPWCFIGDFNVILGAHEHCGSLNPARPPMLDFQAWTDQNNLIHLPTRGAEFTWDNKRGGRRHIKRRLDRSIYSHQFASSFKFLKMWSLHKDCKDLISDSWNGRVIGNPLFVLSTKLKRLKLVLKTWNKEVFGNIHTYVNEAENELSNIQAQIQSSGHTDQLMADEKKALTNLDEALLKQESF from the exons ATGGCCCCTAATCTTTGGTGCATTTGTTCTCTTCATCTTAACCCTGTCATTATTGATACTGATGCTCAACAGGTTACATTCTCTATAAACTTTAACAATACTAACCTTTACCTTTCAGCCATATATGCTTCAATTAGTaacttgaaaagaaaagagCTTTGGCACAAGCTAAATTTGTTACAATCCCAATTTGATGCCCCCTGGTGTTTTATAGGGGACTTTAATGTTATATTAGGAGCTCATGAGCACTGTGGATCTTTAAACCCTGCTAGACCCCCCATGCTTGATTTCCAAGCTTGGACTgaccaaaacaacttaattcatcTCCCTACAAGAGGTGCTGAATTCACTTGGGATAACAAAAGAGGTGGTAGGAGACACATTAAAAGGAGACTGGATAGAAGCATAT ATTCTCATCAATTTGCTTCtagtttcaaatttttgaagatGTGGTCATTGCATAAAGACTGTAAGGATCTAATCTCTGATTCTTGGAATGGTAGAGTTATTGGAAACCCTTTGTTTGTCTTGAGCACTAAACTTAAAAGACTGAAGCTCGTATTGAAAACTTGGAACAAGGAGGTTTTTGGTAACATTCACACATATGTCAATGAGGCTGAGAATGAACTATCCAATATTCAAGCACAAATTCAAAGTAGTGGTCACACTGATCAATTAATGGCAGATGAGAAGAAAGCTTTAACCAATTTAGATGAAGCACTTCTTAAACAAGAATCCTTCTGA
- the LOC11422374 gene encoding uncharacterized protein, with translation MLQPRSLRPYISISSNPNPNPNPRDTFSRFNSNNEFPSSSSTSSSSSSSRSLKNPTTFSHNTLIAISLIPAILFILDLSSTTVTTTLIIGLMISYILDLLNFKQPAFISLHLTLILSQFTFFLTSSFSLYTTFNSNLTLTILSSFLTAHTTFLISIWSSLQFKFLLLENPAIVVVLERLLFSCLPITASSLFTYAAVAAVGIQNSAYYFMFFNCCFYWLYSIPRISSFKMNNNARFHGGEAPKDSYILGPLESCVHALYLVFAPICFHIGSHYSVVFSSYANFCDLVLLFFVPFLFLLYGSTRGGLWWVSENAANIRSIRVVNGFVALVFVVIALEVRVVFHSFGRYIQVPAPLNYVLVTITMLGGAGAAGAYAMGMVSDALSSVAFTTSAIVVSAAGAVVVGYPVLFLPMPAAAGFYLARFFEKKSLASYFAFVVLGSLMVTWFVLHNFWDLNIWLAGMSLKSFCKLIVANAVLAMAIPGLTLLPSKINFLSEISLISHALLLCYIESRFFSYSSIYYYGFEDEVMYPSYMVVMTTLLGLALVRRLYVDHRIGGKAVWILTCLFTSKLSMLFIASKSVVWVSAILLLAVSPPLLLYRDKSKTTASKMKPWQGYAHACVVALSVWFCRETIFEALQWWNGRSPSDGLMLGFCILLIGVACIPIVAIHFSHVLSAKRCLVLIAATGLLLILMQPPLPLSLSYQSDIIKTARHSDDDISIYGFIAGKPTWPSWLLIIAILLTLASITSIIPIKYIVELRTVYSIAMGVALGIYISAEFFVWAFVLDVLIVVTMVCASVFVVFTHMPSASSTKLLPWVFALLVALFPVTYLLEGQLRIKNILEDSEIGNLGEEEKKLTTLLAIEGARTSLLGLYAAIFMLIALEIKYKLTSIMREKVIDSSGIRHSHSGQSVSSSSLPRARFMQHRRASTVPSFTIKKMAADGAWMPSVGNFATTLCFAICLILNVYLTGGSNRSIFFLAPILLLLNQDSDFIAGFSDKHRYLPVTVVISVYFFVTALYSIWEDVWQGNGGWGLQIGGPDWIFMVKNLALLVLTFPSHIIFNRYVWSHTKQSDTPPWITIPLNLLPIACTDVLKIKILGILGVIYSLAQYLITRQQYISGLKYI, from the exons ATGCTTCAACCCCGTTCCCTCCGCCCTTACATTTCCATCTcctcaaaccctaaccctaaccctaaccctagAGACACATTTTCTCGTTTCAACTCCAACAATGAATtcccttcatcatcttcaacctcatcatcctcctcctcctccagaTCTCTCAAAAACCCTACAACATTCTCCCACAATACCCTAATCGCAATTTCCCTTATCCCCGCCATACTCTTCATCCTCGACCTCTCTTCCACCACCGTCACAACCACCTTAATCATCGGCCTCATGATCTCCTACATCCTCGACCTTCTCAATTTCAAACAACCTGCCTTCATCTCTCTTCACTTAACCCTAATCCTTTCTCAATTCACTTTCTTTCTCACCTCCTCCTTTTCTTTATACACCACCTTCAATTCAAATCTTACCTTAAcaattctctcttctttcctcaCCGCACACACTACCTTCCTTATAAGTATCTGGTCTTCTCTTCAATTCAAATTCCTCCTCCTCGAAAACCCCGCTATCGTTGTCGTACTCGAACGTCTCCTCTTTTCCTGCCTCCCAATCACAGCTTCCTCCCTTTTTACATACGCCGCTGTTGCTGCTGTTGGAATTCAAAATTCTgcttattattttatgttttttaattgttgtttctATTGGTTGTATTCCATTCCGAGGATTTCTTCGTTTAAGATGAATAATAATGCTAGGTTTCATGGTGGTGAAGCTCCTAAAGATAGTTATATACTTGGTCCATTAGAGAGCTGTGTTCATGCATTGTATTTGGTTTTTGCGCCTATATGTTTTCATATTGGATCGCATTACTCGGTTGTGTTTTCGTCGTACGCCAATTTCTGTGAtttggttttgttgttttttgtgcCGTTTTTGTTTCTGTTATATGGTTCTACTAGAGGTGGTTTGTGGTGGGTTTCTGAGAATGCTGCAAATATAAGGAGTATAAGGGTTGTGAATGGTTTTGTTGCGTTGGTTTTCGTTGTCATTGCATTGGAGGTGAGAGTTGTTTTTCATTCGTTTGGGAGGTATATTCAAGTTCCAGCGCCGTTGAATTATGTTCTTGTTACTATTACCATGCTTGGTGGGGCGGGTGCTGCTGGTGCTTATGCAATGGGGATGGTTTCGGATGCGCTTAGTTCGGTTGCTTTTACTACTTCTGCTATTGTGGTTAGTGCTGCTGGAGCTGTTGTTGTTGGATATCCTGTACTG TTCCTGCCTATGCCTGCTGCTGCTGGCTTTTATTTGGCTcgattttttgaaaagaagagtTTGGCTTCATACTTTGCTTTTGTTGTTCTTGGGAGCTTGATGGTTACATGGTTTGTGCTGCACAACTTCTGGGATTTAAATATTTGGTTGGCAGGCATGTCACTTAAATCTTTTTGTAAGCTAATTGTTGCAAATGCGGTCCTGGCTATGGCTATTCCTGGTCTAACTCTTCTGCCTTCGAAGATAAACTTTTTATCTGAAATCAGTTTGATAAGCCATGCACTGCTCTTATGCTACATTGAAAGCCGGTTTTTCAGTTACTCCAGCATTTACTATTATGGATTTGAGGATGAGGTTATGTATCCTAGCTACATGGTTGTGATGACAACTTTGTTGGGTTTGGCTTTGGTGAGAAGGCTATACGTGGATCATCGAATTGGAGGAAAAGCGGTTTGGATTTTGACTTGCCTCTTTACTTCAAAGCTTAGCATGCTGTTTATTGCATCCAAGTCTGTTGTATGGGTTTCAGCTATTCTTTTGTTGGCTGTTTCCCCTCCATTACTTCTTTACAG GGataaatcaaaaacaacagCTTCTAAGATGAAACCATGGCAGGGTTATGCACATGCTTGTGTAGTAGCCTTATCTGTATGGTTTTGCCGAGAAACCATTTTTGAAGCCCTCCAGTGGTGGAACGGAAGGTCTCCTTCAGATGGTTTAATGCTGGGCTTCTGTATACTGTTGATTGGAGTGGCTTGTATTCCAATTGTTGCCATTCATTTCTCTCATGTTTTG TCTGCCAAGAGATGTCTGGTGTTGATAGCGGCAACCGGTCTACTTTTAATTTTGATGCAGCCACCTCTTCCTTTGTCACTGAGTTACCAGTCGGACATCATCAAAACTGCCCGTCATTCTGATGATGATATCTCAATTTATGGCTTTATAGCTGGGAAGCCTACCTGGCCCTCTTGGCTGCTTATTATTGCTATATTGCTGACTCTAGCATCCATTACATCAATCATACCCATTAAATACATTGTTGAACTAAGGACTGTTTACTCCATTGCTATGGGTGTTGCCCTTGGTATCTACATTTCTGCTGAATTCTTTGTCTGGGCATTTGTTTTGGATGTTCTCATTGTTGTCACCATGGTTTGTGCCTCTGTCTTTGTTGTCTTCACTCATATGCCCTCTGCTTCAAGCACAAAGCTTTTACCCTGGGTATTTGCTTTACTTGTAGCTCTCTTTCCAGTCACTTATCTTTTGGAGGGCCAACtaagaattaaaaatattctTGAAGATAGCGAGATTGGAAATTTGGGCGAGGAAGAAAAGAAGCTTACAACATTGCTAGCAATAGAGGGTGCCAGGACATCTCTTCTTGGTTTGTATGCAGCAATCTTCATGCTTATAGccttggaaataaaatataaacttacTTCAATTATGCGGGAAAAGGTCATTGATTCAAGTGGAATTAGACATAGTCATTCAGGTCAAAGTGTATCTTCTAGTTCCCTGCCAAGAGCGAGATTCATGCAACACCGTCGGGCATCTACTGTTCCCTCCTTTACAATTAAAAAGATGGCTGCTGATGGAGCTTGGATGCCTTCTGTTGGCAACTTTGCCACAACATTGTGCTTTGCTATATGCTTGATTCTGAATGTTTATCTCACCGGTGGCTCAAACCGTTCTATATTTTTCCTGGCTCCTATCCTTCTGCTGCTCAACCAGGATTCAGATTTTATTGCTGGTTTTAGCGACAAACACAGATATTTGCCAGTGACTGTTGTTATCTCAGTCTACTTTTTTGTAACTGCCTTGTATAGCATATGGGAAGATGTTTGGCAAGGTAACGGTGGATGGGGTCTTCAAATCGGTGGACCAGACTGGATTTTTATGGTGAAGAATTTAGCACTCCTTGTTCTTACGTTTCCCAGTCATATAATTTTCAACAGGTATGTATGGAGCCATACAAAACAGAGTGACACACCACCATGGATAACAATTCCCCTTAATCTGCTTCCTATAGCATGTACAGATGTTCTGAAGATTAAGATCTTGGGTATCTTAGGAGTTATATATTCACTGGCCCAGTATCTAATTACTAGGCAACAATATATCTCTGGTCTCAAGTACATCTAA